Proteins from a genomic interval of Medicago truncatula cultivar Jemalong A17 chromosome 3, MtrunA17r5.0-ANR, whole genome shotgun sequence:
- the LOC112420010 gene encoding protein FAR-RED IMPAIRED RESPONSE 1: MKRRLELNDQAGINVSRNFRSLVGEANGYENLTFGEKDCRNHIDKVRRLRLGTGDAEAIQKYFVRMQKQNSQFYYVMDVDDESRLRNVFWADARCRAAYEYFGEVISFDTTYLTNKYDMPFAPFVGVNHHGQSMLLGCALLSNENTETFTWLFKTWLECMHERSPNVIITDQDGAMKKAIEVVFPKARHRWCLWHLMKKIPEKFGKHSDYESIKTLLHDIVYDSFSKSDFMMKWENMIECYKLHDNEWLKGIFVERHRWVPAYVRDTFWAGMSTTQRSESMNSFFDGYVTSKTTLKQFVEQYDNALKDKIEKENIADFRSFNTVIACISHFGFEFQFQKAFTNAKFQEFQLEIASMMYCHACFNRLEDLDSIFSVTESKKVYDKMKDIVFMVLFNEKDFMLKCTCHLFEFKGILCRHILCVLKLIGKTDFVPSNYILARWRKDIKRRYILIKCGFDNLAGKTELQRVDKACDAFYEFASTRINSEDDLVKVMNWIQNMKIELPCNETSPRIIEEDCSVQSQATILDPKLARSKGRPPSKRKTSKFDQIVKKKLAQKKTKKNNQNSKKTQGPEEGPCISRGQEIEYEVCYRSQLGDGIGTQESIQVNKEYSSQVNQVQI; the protein is encoded by the exons ATGAAGAGGAGGTTAGAACTCAATGATCAAGCTGGGATTAATGTGAGTAGAAATTTTCGATCCTTGGTCGGTGAAGCAAATGGGTATGAGAATCTCACATTTGGAGAAAAAGACTGTAGAAACCACATAGACAAAGTAAGACGATTACGACTTGGGACAGGAGATGCTGAAGCAATACAAAAATACTTTGTTAGGATGCAAAAGCAAAATAGTCAATTTTATTATGTAATGGACGTCGATGATGAAAGTCGGTTACGAAATGTGTTTTGGGCAGATGCAAGATGTAGGGCCGCATATGAATATTTTGGCGAAGTCATATCTTTCGACACCACTtacttaacaaataaatatgacATGCCTTTTGCTCCTTTTGTTGGAGTAAACCATCATGGTCAGTCGATGTTGCTGGGTTGTGCTCTGTTGTCAAATGAGAATACTGAAACTTTTACTTGGTTGTTTAAGACTTGGTTAGAATGTATGCATGAACGTTCTCCAAATGTCATAATCACTGATCAAGACGGAGCAATGAAAAAGGCAATTGAGGTTGTCTTTCCGAAGGCTCGTCATCGGTGGTGCTTATGGCATTTAATGAAAAAGATTCCAGAAAAGTTTGGTAAACACTCTGACTACGAGTCTATCAAAACACTTTTGCATGATATTGTATACGATTCTTTTAGCAAAAGTGATTTTATGATGAAGTGGGAAAATATGATTGAGTGTTACAAGCTACATGACAATGAATGGTTGAAAGGGATATTTGTTGAACg gcATCGTTGGGTTCCTGCATATGTAAGGGACACATTTTGGGCTGGAATGTCAACTACACAACGAAGTGAAAGTATGAACTCATTTTTTGATGGATATGTGACCTCAAAGACAACACTGAAGCAATTTGTTGAGCAGTATGATAATGCattgaaagataaaattgaaaaggaaaacatTGCCGACTTTCGTTCTTTTAATACGGTTATTGCTTGTATTAGTCACTTTGGCTTTGAATTCCAATTCCAAAAAGCCTTTACCAATGCAAAGTTTCAGGAATTCCAATTGGAAATAGCTTCTATGATGTACTGTCATGCATGTTTCAACAGATTGGAGGATTTGGATTCAATATTTTCTGTTACAGAAAGTAAGAAAGTATATGACAAGATGAAAGATATTGTGTTCATGGTGCTCTTCAATGAAAAAGACTTCATGTTAAAATGCACCTGCCACTTGTTTGAATTTAAAGGCATTTTATGTAGGCACATCCTTTGTGTGCTTAAGCTCATAGGGAAAACAGATTTCGTGCCATCTAATTATATTTTGGCACGGTGGAGGAAAGATATAAAGCGGAGGTATATACTTATTAAATGTGGTTTTGATAATTTGGCTGGAAAAACTGAATTGCAACGTGTTGATAAAGCTTGTGACGCCTTTTATGAATTTGCTTCAACAAGGATAAATAGTGAAGATGATTTAGTGAAAGTGATGAACTGGattcaaaacatgaaaattGAGTTACCATGTAATGAAACATCTCCTAGAATTATAGAAGAAGATTGTTCAGTTCAAAGCCAAGCTACCATTCTTGATCCTAAACTGGCTCGAAGTAAAGGGCGTCCTCCTTCGAAAAGGAAGACATCTAAATTTGATCAGATTGTGAAGAAGAAGCTTGcacaaaagaaaactaaaaagaacaaccaaaatagtaaaaaaactCAAGGTCCTGAAGAG GGCCCATGCATATCTAGAGGTCAAGAAATTGAATATGAAGTGTGTTACAGATCTCAACTTGGTGATGGAATTGGCACACAAGAGAGCATTCAAGTAAACAAAGAATATTCTAGTCAAGTAAATCAGGTGCAGATATAA
- the LOC112420474 gene encoding protein FAR-RED IMPAIRED RESPONSE 1-like produces the protein MKRRLELNDQAGINASRNFRSLVGEANGYENLTFGEKDCRNHIDKVRRLRLGTGDAEAIQKYFVRMQKQNSQFYYVMDVDDESRLRNVFWADARCRAAYEYFGEVISFDTTYLTNKYDMPFAPFVGVNHHGQSMLLGCALLSNENTETFTWLFKTWLECMHERSPNAIITDQDGAMKKAIEVVFPKARHRWCLWHLMKKIPEKFGRHSDYESIKTLLHDIVYDSFSKSDFMMKWENMIECYKLHDNEWLKGIFVERHRWVPAYVRDTFWAGMSTTQRSESMNSFFDGYVTSKTTLKQFVEQYDNALKDKIEKENIADFRSFNTVIACISHFGFEFQFQKAFTNAKFQEFQLEIASMMYCHACFNRLEDLDSIFSVTESKKVYDKMKDIVFMVLFNEKDFMLKCTCHLFEFKGILCRHILCVLKLIGKTDFVPSNYILARWRKDIKRRYILIKCGFDNLAGKTELQRVDKACDAFYEFASTRINSEDDLVKVMNWIQNMKIELPCNETSPRIIEEDCSVQSQATILDPKLARSKGRPPSKRKTSKFDQIVKKKLAQKKTKKNNQNSKKTQGPE, from the coding sequence ATGAAGAGGAGGTTAGAACTCAATGATCAAGCTGGGATTAATGCGAGTAGAAATTTTCGATCCTTGGTCGGTGAAGCAAATGGGTATGAGAATCTCACATTTGGAGAAAAAGACTGTAGAAACCACATAGACAAAGTAAGACGATTACGACTTGGGACAGGAGATGCTGAAGCAATACAAAAATACTTTGTTAGGATGCAAAAGCAAAATAGTCAATTTTATTATGTAATGGACGTCGATGATGAAAGTCGGTTACGAAATGTGTTTTGGGCAGATGCAAGATGTAGGGCCGCATATGAATATTTTGGCGAAGTCATATCTTTCGACACCACTtacttaacaaataaatatgacATGCCTTTTGCTCCTTTTGTTGGAGTAAACCATCATGGTCAGTCGATGTTGCTGGGTTGTGCTCTGTTGTCAAATGAGAATACTGAAACTTTTACTTGGTTGTTTAAGACTTGGTTAGAATGTATGCATGAACGTTCTCCAAATGCCATAATCACTGATCAAGACGGAGCAATGAAAAAGGCAATTGAGGTTGTCTTTCCGAAGGCTCGTCATCGGTGGTGCTTATGGCATTTAATGAAAAAGATTCCAGAAAAGTTTGGTAGACACTCTGACTACGAGTCTATCAAAACACTTTTGCATGATATTGTATACGATTCTTTTAGCAAAAGTGATTTTATGATGAAGTGGGAAAATATGATTGAGTGTTACAAGCTACATGACAATGAATGGTTGAAAGGGATATTTGTTGAACGGCATCGTTGGGTTCCTGCATATGTAAGGGACACATTTTGGGCTGGAATGTCAACTACACAACGAAGTGAAAGTATGAACTCATTTTTTGATGGATATGTGACCTCAAAGACAACACTGAAGCAATTTGTTGAGCAGTATGATAATGCattgaaagataaaattgaaaaggaaaacatTGCCGACTTTCGTTCTTTTAATACGGTTATTGCTTGTATTAGTCACTTTGGCTTTGAATTCCAATTCCAAAAAGCCTTTACCAATGCAAAGTTTCAGGAATTCCAATTGGAAATAGCTTCTATGATGTACTGTCATGCATGTTTCAACAGATTGGAGGATTTGGATTCAATATTTTCTGTTACAGAAAGTAAGAAAGTATATGACAAGATGAAAGATATTGTGTTCATGGTGCTCTTCAATGAAAAAGACTTCATGTTAAAATGCACCTGCCACTTGTTTGAATTTAAAGGCATTTTATGTAGGCACATCCTTTGTGTGCTTAAGCTCATAGGGAAAACAGATTTCGTGCCATCTAATTATATTTTGGCACGGTGGAGGAAAGATATAAAGCGGAGGTATATACTTATTAAATGTGGTTTTGATAATTTGGCTGGAAAAACTGAATTGCAACGTGTTGATAAAGCTTGTGACGCCTTTTATGAATTTGCTTCAACAAGGATAAATAGTGAAGATGATTTAGTGAAAGTGATGAACTGGattcaaaacatgaaaattGAGTTACCATGTAATGAAACATCTCCTAGAATTATAGAAGAAGATTGTTCAGTTCAAAGCCAAGCTACCATTCTTGATCCTAAACTGGCTCGAAGTAAAGGGCGTCCTCCTTCGAAAAGGAAGACATCTAAATTTGATCAGATTGTGAAGAAGAAGCTTGcacaaaagaaaactaaaaagaacaaccaaaatagtaaaaaaactCAAGGTCCTGAATAG
- the LOC112419764 gene encoding uncharacterized protein, with translation MGDVIIDGKSTGMCRFMLAEMLIHWFDQLPNNYPSKRTSGYKRFYAKAVSADSHKPLVDNNQNTPSSSSSKLSLFLVVQAVLVVSRMAILHLAACSMTIQV, from the exons ATGGGAGATGTAATTATTGATGGTAAATCCACTGGTATGTGTAGATTTATGTTAGCAGAAATGTTAATTCATTGGTTTGACCAACTACCTAATAACTACCCTTCTAAACGGACTTCCGGTTATAAGCGCTTTTACGCAAAAGCTGTTTCAGCTGACTCACATAAACCTCTTGTTGATAATAACCAAAATACTccctcatcatcatcttccAAATTGTCCTTGTTCTTGGTGGTTCAGGCGGTGTTG GTTGTTTCTCGGATGGCTATACTGCATCTGGCTGCGTGTTCAATGACTATACAGGTGTAA